One genomic segment of Clavelina lepadiformis chromosome 3, kaClaLepa1.1, whole genome shotgun sequence includes these proteins:
- the LOC143449204 gene encoding uncharacterized protein LOC143449204, translated as MEFHPVGMQVDVLLKAISDMISQEFKSMRQDMRKEFVQMQESMEDVISTRLAEIKKTETMNNAMPVEETPQTTVVKSDISINIEEVYSEKAPVFPLVEAIKEEPLLLEEYEVSQPDVDDPNMSMLNKIPPQSDIGVNATVKIVKPQSYVARNSDEECSDSVEMFFNKFTHIERMNEYKVDAKLPVANNKEKHFSCNFCNKLFKYKQTLKYHLRTHTGERPYQCQVCKSSFILNGNLQRHMTIHTGERPYQCDVCHKYFSASSNLKTHMRIHTEERPYQCDECHKSFSISGKLKNHMRTHTGERPYQCDMCPKSFSQSNNLKDHMRIHTGERPYQCDVCLKSFSDSSGLKTHKRTHTGERPYQCKICHKSFFANGNLQAHMRTHTGERRFQCDVCHKSFNQNNRLNDHMRTHTGERPYQCHVFQKSFSH; from the coding sequence ATGGAGTTTCATCCAGTTGGTATGCAAGTTGacgttttattaaaagcaatcagtgatatgatttcacaagaatttaaatcaatgcgacaagatatgaGGAAGGAATTTgtacaaatgcaagaaagcatggaAGATGTGATTTCAACGCGTCTTGCAGAGATAAAGaaaactgaaaccatgaacaatgcaatgccAGTTGAAGAAACACCGCAAACAACAGTTGTAAAATCCGATATCAGTATTAATATTGAGGAAGTTTATTCTGAGAAGGCACCAGTCTTTCCTCTTGTTGAAGCTatcaaagaagaacctttgctGTTGGAAGAATATGAAGTTTCACAGCCTGATGTTGATGACCCAAATATGTCCATGTTAAATAAAATTCCTCCTCAATCAGATATTGGAGTGAATGCCACagtcaaaattgttaaaccaCAAAGCTATGTTGCAAGAAACTCAGATGAAGAATGCAGCGATTCTGTGGAGatgtttttcaataaatttactcATATTGAAAGAATGAATGAATACAAAGTTGATGCTAAGTTGCCTGTtgcaaataacaaagaaaagcatttttcttgcaatttttgcaataaattattcaaatataaacaaaccttgaaatatcatttaagaactcacacaggtgagcgaccttatcaatgccaagtttgtaaATCGTCATTTATCCTAAATGGaaatttgcagcgtcatatgacaatccacactggagagcgaccttatcaatgtgatgtttgccACAAGTACTTTTCCGCtagcagcaatttgaaaactcatatgagaatccacactgaagagcgaccttatcaatgcgatgagtgccacaagtcattctCCATTAGCGGCAAATTGAAAaatcatatgagaactcacactggagagcgaccgtATCAATGCGATATGTGCCCTAAGTCATTTTCCcaaagcaacaatttaaaagatcatatgagaatccacactggagagcgaccttatcaatgcgatgtttgcctCAAGTCGTTTTCCGATAGCAGCGGTTTAAAAACTCATAAGAGAACCcacacaggtgagcgaccttatcaatgcaaaatttgtcacaagtcatttttcGCAAATGGAAACTTGCAAGCTCATATGAGGactcacactggagaacgACGttttcaatgcgatgtgtgccacaagtcatttaaccaaaacaacCGCTTAAATGATCATATGAggactcacactggagagcgaccttatcaatgccatgTATTTCAAAAGTCATTTTCCCATTAG
- the LOC143449190 gene encoding uncharacterized protein LOC143449190: MNNAMSHRRSITTISVRSQPIVCIILLYHNQTMECHPDNMRVDFLLKAISDVISQELKSMRQDMKIEFAKVQENMEDMVSKILPETKKAETINNAIPINKTSQALDVASDIGICIKEVRSENASVLPLVGAIKEEPLVLRHWEVSEMDDPSMSMSNKFSHKSQIEVNVAVKAVDPQTCIEEDHSEKASIYPQFDVIKEEPMSLHKYAVSQTEIDDPNISMLNKFLPQSEIGVNTTIKIVKPQSCVARNSDEECSDSVEMFLNKSTTIERINACKVDAQLLVGNNKEKYFTCSFCDRSFKCKRNLKVHLRTHTGERPYLCDVCHKSFIQNGNLQAHMRTHTGERPYQCDVCHKSFFISSSLKYHMRIHTGERPYQCDVCHKSFSVSSILKTHKRTHTGERPYQCQICHKSFIKNGSLQAHMRIHTGERPYQCQVCQKSFSDSSSLKTHMRIHTGERPYQCQVCHKSFTQSSHLKAHMRIHNGD; this comes from the exons atgaacaatgcaatgtcCCACCGAAGAAGCATCACTACCATTAGTGTCAGATCACAA CCAATAGTGtgtataattttattgtatcACAATCAAACCATGGAGTGTCATCCAGATAATATGCgagttgattttttattgaaagcaatcagtgatgtgatatcacaagaattaaaatcaatgcgacaagatatgaAGATAGAATTTGCTAAAGTGCAAGAAAATATGGAAGATATGGTTTCAAAGATATTGccagaaacaaagaaagctgaaaccataaacaatgcaataccGATTAATAAAACATCACAAGCATTAGATGTAGCATCTGATATCGGCATTTGTATTAAAGAAGTTCGTTCTGAGAATGCATCAGTTCTTCCTCTTGTTGGTGCTatcaaagaagaacctttgGTATTGCGGCATTGGGAGGTTTCTGAAATGGATGATCCAAGTATGTCCATGTCAAATAAGTTTTCTCATAAATCACAGATTGAAGTAAATGTCGCAGTTAAAGCTGTTGACCCCCAAACCTGTATTGAAGAAGATCATTCTGAAAAGGCATCAATTTATCCTCAATTTGATGTTATTAAAGAAGAACCTATGTCGTTGCATAAATATGCAGTTTCACAGACTGAGATTGATGACCCAAATATATccatgttaaataaatttcttccTCAATCAGAGATTGGAGTAAATACCACaatcaaaattgttaaaccaCAAAGCTGTGTTGCAAGAAATTCAGATGAAGAATGCAGCGATTCTGTGGAGATGTTTCTCAATAAATCCACTACAATTGAAAGAATTAATGCTTGCAAAGTTGATGCTCAGTTGCTTGttggaaataacaaagaaaagtattttactTGCAGTTTTTGTGATAGATCAtttaaatgcaaaagaaacttgaaagttcatttaagaactcacacaggtgagcgaccttatctatgcgatgtgtgccacaagtcatttatccaGAATGGAAATTtgcaagctcatatgagaactcacactggagagcgaccttatcaatgcgatgtgtgccacaagtcattttttattagcagcagtttaaaatatcatatgagaatccacactggagagcgaccttatcaatgcgatgtgtgccacaaatCGTTTTCCGTTAGCAGcattttgaaaactcataagagaactcacacaggtgaacgaccttatcaatgccaaatttgtcacaagtcatttatcaaAAATGGAAGTTtgcaagctcatatgagaatccatacaggagagcgaccttatcaatgccaagtgtGCCAAAAGTCATTTTCAGATAGCAGtagtttgaaaactcatatgagaatccacactggagagcgaccttatcaatgccaggtttgtcacaagtcatttacccaaagcagccatttaaaagctcatatgagaatccacaatggagattga